GTCCGCCACGCAGGGCAGCGGGACCTCGCTGTACGCCGGATCGCTGGCTCCGGCCGCCGACGCCGGAGAGACGACGGTGACGCTCCCCTGGATTCCGCTCAACGGAACCTGCTCGCGGTCGACTACCCAGTGGACGGCGGGCTTGGTGTCCGGCACGACGTGCGAGAACGACAATCAACCGAGTGAGCTCCTGGCCGCCACGTTCACGACCGCGCCCTTCACTGCGCCGTACGCCATCTCGGGCCCCATCAACGCCATTATCTGGATCAGCTCGACCGCCACCGACGCTCAGGTCATCGCGACGATCTCGGACGTCGCTCCCGACGGCTCGTCCAGTCAGATCACATCGGGAAGCCTGGTCGCGTCGCTCGGAGCGTTGACCGCACGTGCATGTGGTTCAGTGGTCGCGGACTGTTCGGTCTACGCGGGCGGACAAGTCATCGAGCCGTGGCATCCCTACACCCGGGCGTCTCAGGTGCCGCTCACGCCCGGGGTCCCGACGCAGCTCCAGATCGAGATCTTCCCCACGTCCGCCGTGATCGAGCCGGGTCACTCGCTGCGCCTCACCATCGCCACCGGCGATTTCCCGCACGAGACGTCCACCGCATCCACGCTGGCGAACTCGGCAGGGGTCGACACCCTCTACATCGGACCGAACCATCCGTCGTCGGTCTATCTGGGGACCGTGTCGCCGGCTCCCGCGACCTAGGCCGAACCTCCTCCCGAACGACGGGTTCTGGTCGCTGGTCCGTTCAAGGCGACGGAGCCGCGACACGACGCCCTGGCGTGACGCGGGAAGGAACCCGGAATCCGGGAGAGGAGGAAAACGGGAATGACCGTCAAGCGTGACCAGAGGTCTCTCATCGGTTCAACAGCAGCTCGTCGACCTCCAGTGGCGGCTCGACGCGGAATCCGAGGCGCTCGGCAAGCTGCTGGCCGCCGATCACGTGGACGAGGCGGCCGTGCTCGGCAAGCTCGACCAGGTGACGTCGATCGAGCAGCAGGTGAAGAAGGTGAACTTCACCCTGCTCGTTCGGATCAAGAATCAGCTCGATTCGGAGCAGCAGGAGAAGCTGCGGGCGCTGCGGCCGGCGCATCCGTGAACGCGGCTCAACGCCCACGCCGTGGCCGAAGCCACTACGCCCGCGAGAAGACGCCGCGGCGTTCGAGCGCACCCACCACCCGCGCGTAGGTGCGAGGCGCGGCGCGCTTCAGGCGCCAGAGCCAGCGGATCTCCCCGTGCGGGAGGGCGTAGAGCTTGCCGCGCTCGACCGCCCCGAGGGCGAGACGGGCGATGTCGTCGGCGCTGTACTTCGACCGCTGCATCCACGTCTCGGCCAGCCGCCGCTTGCCCTCCTCCACCGTGCCGACGGCGTCGCTCACGATGTTCGTCGGGAAGAAGCCGGGGAGGAGGACGGTCACCCCGACGCCGTCGCGCGCCGCCTCCGCCGCCAGCGTTTCGCTCAGCGCGACGACGCCCGCCTTCGTGACGTTGTACGCGCCCATGCCGGGCACGGCCGCGATCGCCGCGGCGGACGCGACGTTGAGGACGTGACCGCGCCCCCGCGCGCGCATGCGCGGGACGAAGTAGTGGCAGCCGTGGATCACGCCGCACAGGTTCACGTCGATCGCGCGCCGCCACGAGTCGAGGTCGGCCACGCCCACGTCGCCCGCGGCGCCGATGCCGGCATTGTTGACCAGCAGGTCGACCTCGCCGGCGAGCGTCGCTGACTCCTCCGCGAGGCGCGCGACGTCGTCCGCCTTCGTGACGTCGCACACCACGACGTGCACCCGGCCGGCGTCGGCGCCGATCTCGCGCACCGTCTCGCGTGCCGTGCTCTCGCGCACGTCGGCGACGACGACCACCGCGCCCCTCGATACGAGCGCCTTCGCGAATGCGCGGCCGAGCCCGCTGCCGGCGCCCGTGACCACCGCGCTGCTCCCGCGATCGATGCGCATCCCGCGCGTCATGCCGCATCGACCAGCATTCCACGCATCGCCAGAGCGCCCGCGTGGAGCATCACGATGAACTTCACGGCCTGGTCGATGATCGCCCGGCGCCGCTTCGGATGCTCCAGAAGGCTGCGGTTCTCGGCGCAGAGGCGCAGTGCCGCCTGCACGAGCCGCCGCTTCCCGTTGGCCGCGGCCTGCACGTCCGCGCTCACGTGCGGCCTCGCGTAGCACTTGCCAGGTCAGTATACAATCGTCTACAGGGCAGACATTCGCTACCTCCCGCAAGGCATCCACGACTTCGTCGTGTCGAGCTGCTCGTTCTCACCCCAAGCCGAGATCGATCCCTTGATTAATCTATATTACTTGCCTATCCGCTTGCCATGCCTCCCTCGCCCTGTAGTCTGCCATAGCACCTGCTAAAGCGGAATCCCTACCATAATCCATTGCTTGACCGCACAGCGGGCCCCGAGATAAGGACCGCGACGTGCCCATCATGTCGTATCGGT
The sequence above is a segment of the Deltaproteobacteria bacterium genome. Coding sequences within it:
- a CDS encoding SDR family NAD(P)-dependent oxidoreductase, whose protein sequence is MTRGMRIDRGSSAVVTGAGSGLGRAFAKALVSRGAVVVVADVRESTARETVREIGADAGRVHVVVCDVTKADDVARLAEESATLAGEVDLLVNNAGIGAAGDVGVADLDSWRRAIDVNLCGVIHGCHYFVPRMRARGRGHVLNVASAAAIAAVPGMGAYNVTKAGVVALSETLAAEAARDGVGVTVLLPGFFPTNIVSDAVGTVEEGKRRLAETWMQRSKYSADDIARLALGAVERGKLYALPHGEIRWLWRLKRAAPRTYARVVGALERRGVFSRA